The proteins below are encoded in one region of Pacificitalea manganoxidans:
- a CDS encoding ABC transporter ATP-binding protein — MTAARRTIAPLGARAPVLTMQSVDKVFGGETVALRGMNLAVNEGDFISLLGPSGCGKSTALRLIAGLMAPTAGRIDWAGGQTHGDLGVVFQEPTLMPWATVARNVWLPFRLRGQSYHAVKDEIREALSLVGLENFANAYPRELSGGMKMRVSIARAMVTRPRLILMDEPFAALDEITRHKLNTDLLALRDKIGCTVIFVTHSVFESVFLSDRIVVMAARPGRVIRELQVDEPYPRGEAFRTSPEYAAQCRATSEALHSAMEAA; from the coding sequence ATGACCGCTGCCCGCCGCACCATCGCCCCGCTCGGCGCCCGTGCCCCTGTTTTGACGATGCAATCCGTCGACAAGGTGTTCGGCGGCGAAACCGTCGCCCTGCGTGGCATGAACCTTGCCGTGAACGAAGGCGATTTCATTTCGCTGCTGGGGCCGTCGGGCTGCGGCAAATCCACCGCGCTGCGGCTTATCGCCGGGCTGATGGCCCCGACGGCGGGCCGCATCGACTGGGCCGGCGGCCAGACCCACGGGGATCTGGGTGTCGTATTCCAAGAACCCACGCTGATGCCGTGGGCCACCGTCGCGCGCAATGTCTGGCTGCCGTTTCGCCTGCGAGGCCAAAGCTATCACGCGGTGAAGGATGAAATCCGCGAGGCCCTGTCGCTCGTCGGTCTGGAAAATTTCGCCAATGCCTATCCCCGCGAGTTGTCCGGCGGCATGAAAATGCGCGTCTCGATCGCGCGGGCCATGGTGACCCGGCCCCGGCTGATCTTGATGGATGAGCCCTTTGCCGCGCTGGATGAGATCACCCGCCATAAACTCAACACCGATCTGCTGGCGCTGCGCGACAAGATCGGCTGCACCGTCATCTTCGTCACCCATTCGGTGTTCGAAAGCGTGTTCCTGTCCGACCGCATCGTCGTGATGGCCGCCCGTCCGGGGCGGGTGATCCGCGAATTGCAGGTCGACGAACCCTATCCCCGCGGCGAGGCGTTCCGCACCTCGCCGGAATATGCCGCACAATGCCGGGCCACGTCCGAAGCGCTGCATTCTGCGATGGAGGCCGCATGA
- a CDS encoding cytosine deaminase — MEFRVLPSGHDDIVNATLRNLTVPACLTGAEGALTSIDLTIKDGRLTEPDPAVPQIDMCGAMVFPAFTDMHTHIDKGHIWGRAPNPDGTFDGALATVGADRIANWSAEDVRARADFALRCAYAHGTRALRTHVDSLAPQAAISFPVMSELREAWAGRIELQASALIGADRIDQGAEFTALADLVAEHGGVLGSVTYPMPDLPTRLRDFFAAAGARGLDADFHVDETMDPGVETLRLIAEAAIDTGFTAPITVGHCCSLSVQEDARAQDTLDLVARAGINVVSLPMCNLYLQDRHAGRTPRRRGVTLVHEMVARGIPVSFASDNTRDPFYAYGDLDMIEVMREATRIAHLDHGRHDWTHAFTTTPARACGFAAPDLTPGAPADLVICRARSWTELFARPQSDRIVIRQGRQIDRTLPDYAELDHLMRTV, encoded by the coding sequence ATGGAATTCCGCGTTCTGCCCAGCGGCCATGACGACATTGTAAACGCCACCCTGCGCAACCTGACGGTGCCGGCCTGTTTGACCGGCGCGGAGGGTGCGCTCACCTCCATCGACCTTACGATCAAGGACGGCAGGCTGACCGAGCCTGACCCCGCAGTGCCGCAGATCGACATGTGCGGCGCAATGGTGTTCCCGGCCTTTACCGATATGCACACCCATATCGACAAGGGCCATATCTGGGGCCGTGCGCCGAACCCCGATGGCACCTTTGACGGGGCGCTCGCCACTGTCGGTGCCGACCGCATCGCCAATTGGTCCGCCGAAGATGTCCGCGCCCGCGCCGATTTCGCCCTCCGCTGCGCCTACGCGCACGGCACCCGCGCCCTGCGCACCCATGTCGACAGCCTCGCCCCGCAGGCCGCGATCAGCTTCCCGGTGATGTCGGAACTGCGCGAGGCATGGGCGGGTCGGATCGAGCTTCAGGCCAGCGCGCTCATTGGCGCCGACCGCATCGACCAAGGCGCGGAGTTCACCGCGCTCGCCGATCTGGTGGCCGAACATGGCGGTGTGCTGGGATCGGTCACCTACCCGATGCCGGACCTTCCCACCCGGTTGCGGGATTTCTTTGCCGCCGCTGGCGCGCGCGGGCTCGATGCCGATTTTCATGTCGATGAGACGATGGACCCCGGCGTCGAAACCCTGCGCCTAATTGCCGAGGCCGCGATTGACACCGGCTTCACCGCGCCGATCACCGTCGGCCATTGCTGTTCGCTGTCGGTGCAGGAGGACGCGCGCGCACAGGACACGCTCGATCTGGTGGCCCGGGCGGGCATCAATGTCGTCAGCCTGCCGATGTGCAACCTCTACCTTCAGGATCGCCATGCCGGGCGCACCCCGCGCAGGCGTGGCGTCACGCTGGTGCATGAGATGGTCGCGCGCGGCATTCCCGTCAGCTTTGCCTCCGACAACACCCGCGATCCGTTCTACGCCTATGGCGATCTCGACATGATCGAGGTCATGCGCGAGGCCACCCGGATCGCCCATCTCGATCACGGGCGGCACGACTGGACCCATGCGTTCACGACGACCCCCGCGCGGGCCTGCGGTTTTGCCGCGCCCGATCTGACCCCCGGTGCGCCCGCCGATCTGGTGATCTGCCGCGCGCGCAGCTGGACCGAGCTTTTCGCCCGGCCCCAATCCGATCGCATCGTGATCCGGCAGGGCCGGCAGATCGATCGCACGCTCCCCGATTACGCGGAGCTCGACCACCTGATGAGGACCGTATGA
- a CDS encoding ABC transporter permease — protein MTTYETPAGTVAEHVPDLPPLDLDEMRRARRRRIDKIAKYALPLVMLTLTLWLWDRIVVWNEIPHYILPGPGLVWDSLVGDWGILFEAATLTARTTVLALCLAVAGGAGLAILFNQSRMMELSFYPYAVILQVTPVVSIAPLIFIYVESKTAGMLLCAWIVAFFPVLSSTTLGLNSVDHNLRDLFRIYGATRWQRLTLLQIPSALPYFLGGLKIAGGLSLIGAVVAELVAGTGGVGAGLASRIQEAGYRLNIARMFAALAMIAAMGVVIFTILSVFTHLMLRKWHESALNREG, from the coding sequence ATGACCACCTACGAAACCCCCGCTGGCACCGTGGCCGAACATGTCCCGGATTTGCCGCCGCTCGATCTTGATGAAATGCGCCGGGCCCGCCGCCGCCGCATCGACAAGATCGCCAAATACGCGCTGCCCCTCGTCATGCTGACGCTGACCTTGTGGCTGTGGGATCGTATCGTCGTCTGGAACGAGATCCCGCATTACATCCTGCCGGGCCCCGGACTTGTCTGGGACAGCCTTGTCGGGGATTGGGGCATCCTGTTCGAGGCTGCGACGCTCACCGCGCGCACCACCGTTCTGGCGCTGTGTCTTGCCGTGGCGGGCGGGGCCGGGCTGGCGATTCTGTTCAACCAGTCGCGGATGATGGAGCTGTCCTTCTATCCCTACGCGGTGATCTTGCAGGTGACGCCCGTTGTCTCGATCGCGCCGCTGATCTTTATCTATGTCGAAAGCAAAACCGCCGGGATGCTGCTCTGTGCGTGGATCGTGGCGTTCTTTCCGGTGCTGTCCTCCACTACGCTGGGGCTGAACTCCGTCGATCACAACCTGCGCGATCTGTTCCGCATCTACGGCGCGACGCGCTGGCAGCGGCTGACGCTGTTACAGATCCCCTCCGCGCTGCCCTACTTCTTGGGTGGACTAAAGATCGCCGGGGGTCTGTCGCTGATCGGGGCTGTGGTGGCCGAACTGGTCGCGGGCACTGGCGGCGTCGGCGCGGGGCTTGCCTCGCGCATTCAGGAGGCGGGCTACCGGCTCAATATCGCGCGGATGTTCGCCGCGCTGGCAATGATTGCGGCCATGGGTGTGGTGATTTTCACCATTCTGTCGGTGTTTACCCACCTGATGCTGCGTAAATGGCACGAAAGTGCGCTCAACAGAGAGGGTTGA